One Anolis carolinensis isolate JA03-04 chromosome 5, rAnoCar3.1.pri, whole genome shotgun sequence DNA segment encodes these proteins:
- the LOC134299236 gene encoding uncharacterized protein LOC134299236, which produces MTTPKWKMEKDKMDSRLNVRRSSLPEEGGLKEILREIKKISEKQDLMQNEVQMIARKQDLQYKTFQEEMADLKKEWREEIGAMKQEIIKNSNDINDLKIVNRKNEKTQSKLQEKIESMEEKGKKLEKIQERLELQALEFQLRYRNVQEEEKENIGWVITRLTAQLLQCTDQEACGQIDRVYRVQSNFTKKNKATKDVIVHFLKKTTRDEVLRRHARNPIWYKERKVIILKEYPKSILNRRRKYYFLTDELKRRQIKYRWEKYEGLMATYKEDKIWITTEEEAKDFFRTLKKDVKSNRVSSSSDSGKNPKETKKRRFDSPKDKDQTVTELDLNTDQDDSDEGDPTEEERTQRDE; this is translated from the coding sequence ATGACGACCCCCAAatggaaaatggagaaagataAAATGGATTCAAGATTGAATGTAAGAAGGTCCTCTTTACCAGAGGAGGGGGGCCTAAAAGAGATTTTGAGGGAGATTAAGAAAATTTCAGAGAAGCAGGATTTAATGCAAAATGAAGTCCAAATGATAGCCAGGAAACAAGACCTACAATACAAAACATTCCAAGAAGAAATGGCAGACCTAAAGAAAGAATGGAGAGAGGAGATAGGTGCTATGAAGCAAGAAATTATAAAAAACTCCAATGATATAAATGACTTAAAAATAGTAAATAGGAAGAACGAAAAAACACAATCTAAATTGCAAGAGAAAATTGAGTCCatggaagaaaaggggaaaaaactggaaaaaatacaggaaagacTGGAATTACAGGCACTGGAATTCCAATTGAGATACAGAAACGttcaagaggaggaaaaggagaacatAGGTTGGGTGATAACACGCTTGACAGCCCAACTATTACAATGTACAGATCAGGAGGCCTGTGGGCAAATTGATAGAGTTTATAGAGTGCAAtcaaattttaccaagaaaaataaagcaacCAAGGATGTCATTGTACACTTTTTGAAAAAAACTACACGTGATGAAGTGTTAAGAAGACACGCCCGAAACCCAATTTGGTACAAGGAGAGGAAAGTGATTATCTTAAAAGAATATCCAAAATCGATAttaaatagaagaagaaagtaTTACTTCCTCACCGATGAACTCAAGAGAAGACAAATTAAATACAGATGGGAGAAATACGAAGGCCTGATGGCAACTTACAAAGAGGATAAAATATGGATAACCacggaagaagaagccaaagactTTTTTAGAACTTTAAAGAAAGACGTAAAAAGCAACAGAGTCTCATCATCATCAGACAGCGGTAAAAACCCTAAAGAAACAAAGAAGAGAAGATTCGACTCGCCCAAAGATAAAGACCAAACAGTGACTGAGTTGGATTTAAACACGGACCAAGACGATTCGGATGAGGGAGATCCAACAGAAGAGGAGAGAACACAAAGAGATGAGTAA
- the casp3 gene encoding caspase-3: protein MADINHILNSQQTFTDARKSSSSEGESIPVSKSVDSVIEADESYRMDHPEMGLCILVNNKNFHPATGMSYRSGTDRDAAHVVDTFRTLGYMVKPYNDLTCKQIVDVLHNVSKDDHHKRNSFVCVLLSHGEDGLIYGTDGHVELKMLTSFFRGDKCKSLAGKPKLFFIQACRGTELDSGIETDSASDESMCQKIPVEADYLYAYSTAPGYYSWRNSSDGSWFIQSLCSMLKQYSHKLELMQILTRVNRKVTEFTSCSNHPDFHGKKQIPCIMSMLTKDFYFPH from the exons GGAGAGCATACCTGTTAGTAAATCTGTGGATTCTGTGATAGAAGCAGATGAAAGTTATAGAATGGACCATCCAGAAATGGGGCTATGTATTTTAGTCAACAATAAAAACTTCCATCCAGCTACTG GGATGAGTTATCGATCTGGTACAGACAGAGATGCTGCACACGTTGTAGACACTTTCAGGACCTTGGGATATATGGTCAAGCCTTATAACGATCTTACGTGCAAACAGATTGTTGATGTCCTTCATAATG TTTCCAAGGATGATCACCACAAGAGGAACAGTTTTGTCTGTGTCTTGTTAAGCCATGGGGAAGATGGGCTGATCTATGGTACAGATGGCCATGTGGAGCTGAAAATGTTAACTAGTTTCTTCAGAGGAGACAAATGCAAGTCTTTGGCAGGAAAGCCAAAGCTCTTCTTTATTCAG GCTTGTAGAGGAACAGAACTTGATTCTGGTATTGAAACAGACAGCGCCTCTGATGAAAGCATGTGCCAGAAAATACCAGTAGAAGCAGACTACCTGTATGCATATTCTACCGCTCCTG GTTATTACTCTTGGAGGAACTCATCAGACGGGTCTTGGTTCATACAATCTCTGTGTTCGATGCTGAAACAATATTCCCATAAGCTTGAACTTATGCAGATCCTAACACGTGTCAATCGCAAAGTTACAGAATTCACGTCTTGCTCCAATCATCCAGATTTCCATGGGAAGAAGCAAATCCCCTGCATTATGTCTATGCTCACAAAAGATTTTTACTTTCCTCACTAG